The following proteins are co-located in the Echinicola sp. 20G genome:
- a CDS encoding diacylglycerol kinase family protein encodes MDKNYLFVLNPISGEGDDREEVKEIVCNSLYGTSVEIWETTGNDDVRKVKEKLQKQGLDGVLVGGGDGTVKMVVEAILGLDLPLGIIPLGSANGLATGFGIHGISDACHAIKTGEVKAVDLWRINEEICIHLSDFGFNAGLVKKSTGLEGRGMMSYFKSSVAQFTELRPYQFEIQINDETLVVEAKMLVIANGNKYGTGALINPSGKIDDGKFEVIALNPEGIDEIVSLSIDLFKGTLESNETVKIWKAEKAEIKNLEGADFQIDGEVMPQTEFISIKADMNKVNFFYLE; translated from the coding sequence ATGGATAAAAATTATTTATTTGTGCTTAACCCGATTTCCGGAGAGGGGGATGACCGGGAAGAAGTGAAAGAAATAGTATGTAACAGTCTCTATGGGACTAGTGTTGAAATTTGGGAAACTACCGGAAATGATGATGTGAGAAAGGTAAAGGAAAAGCTTCAAAAGCAGGGCTTGGATGGAGTGTTGGTTGGTGGTGGAGACGGGACTGTGAAGATGGTGGTGGAGGCAATATTAGGGCTGGATTTGCCTCTAGGAATCATTCCTTTAGGGTCGGCAAACGGGCTGGCCACAGGTTTTGGTATTCATGGAATATCTGACGCATGTCATGCCATTAAAACAGGGGAAGTGAAAGCAGTAGATCTATGGCGGATCAATGAAGAGATTTGTATTCATTTAAGTGATTTTGGCTTTAATGCTGGGTTGGTGAAGAAATCCACTGGGTTGGAAGGCAGGGGCATGATGTCTTATTTCAAAAGCTCTGTTGCACAATTTACAGAATTGAGGCCTTACCAATTTGAAATCCAAATTAACGATGAAACCCTTGTTGTAGAGGCAAAGATGCTGGTAATCGCCAACGGGAACAAGTACGGTACTGGAGCGTTGATTAACCCGTCCGGTAAGATTGATGATGGTAAGTTTGAGGTGATCGCTTTAAATCCAGAAGGGATTGATGAGATAGTTTCTCTATCTATAGATTTATTCAAAGGAACGCTAGAGTCAAATGAAACAGTGAAAATATGGAAGGCTGAAAAAGCGGAGATAAAGAACCTTGAGGGTGCGGATTTTCAAATCGACGGGGAGGTAATGCCTCAGACCGAGTTTATCAGTATTAAAGCCGATATGAATAAAGTCAACTTTTTTTACTTGGAATAA
- a CDS encoding App1 family protein, with product MIIRTLSFPFRYTFAKLKKAVGKLGEIKIEPLYAFGNEDRVYVKARVLEAYKQSKPSAKKNSLQNILAALRRYAGSSVPDAKVEVFCLGQKKVVLSDDEGIIECEFDAETSMVKERHRVGFSLVPESGLIPEKRKSYLDVKQFAKDHPVGVISDIDDTVLISHATDIGKKLWLSVSKNAYTRRPFPGVSEFYKELTDYGKHPVFYVSSSDWNLFDLIKDFLKYRNIPLGPILLQDLHLNLKNIWKSGGGDHLHKLEKIRMLLELYPGMKFYLIGDSGQHDPELYAQVIKECPGRIKSVYIRKVKKYDGERDQLLQELLKDDRSPEMVFVKSTQEAMQHAKEHSFISS from the coding sequence ATGATTATAAGAACCCTGTCTTTTCCTTTTAGATATACATTTGCCAAGTTAAAGAAAGCGGTAGGCAAATTGGGAGAAATAAAAATCGAACCATTATATGCCTTTGGAAATGAGGATCGGGTTTATGTAAAAGCCAGGGTGTTGGAGGCTTATAAGCAGAGCAAGCCTTCAGCAAAGAAAAACAGCTTGCAGAATATTTTGGCGGCATTGAGGCGATATGCAGGTAGCAGTGTTCCTGATGCCAAGGTAGAAGTGTTTTGCCTTGGACAGAAGAAGGTAGTTTTAAGTGATGATGAAGGAATTATTGAGTGCGAATTTGATGCAGAGACAAGTATGGTCAAGGAAAGGCATCGGGTTGGGTTTAGCTTAGTTCCTGAGTCGGGTCTGATTCCTGAAAAGAGAAAGAGCTATCTTGATGTTAAGCAATTTGCTAAAGATCATCCTGTTGGTGTTATTTCTGATATAGATGATACGGTGTTGATATCACATGCTACAGATATAGGGAAGAAGTTATGGCTCTCGGTTTCCAAAAATGCTTACACCAGAAGGCCTTTTCCGGGAGTCAGTGAATTTTATAAAGAGTTGACAGATTATGGTAAACATCCTGTTTTTTATGTTTCCAGTAGTGATTGGAACTTGTTTGATCTAATCAAGGATTTTTTGAAATATAGGAATATTCCTTTGGGGCCTATTTTACTTCAGGACCTGCATTTGAATTTGAAAAATATATGGAAGTCTGGCGGGGGAGATCACTTGCATAAATTGGAGAAAATCAGGATGTTGTTGGAGCTATATCCCGGAATGAAATTTTATCTGATAGGGGATAGTGGTCAACATGATCCCGAGTTGTATGCTCAAGTGATCAAAGAGTGTCCTGGGCGAATAAAATCTGTCTACATTAGAAAAGTCAAGAAGTATGATGGAGAAAGAGACCAGCTGTTACAGGAGCTTTTGAAGGATGATCGAAGTCCGGAAATGGTTTTTGTGAAAAGTACCCAAGAAGCCATGCAGCATGCTAAAGAACATTCATTTATATCATCTTAA
- a CDS encoding DUF983 domain-containing protein, producing MKSSGAAMLAAKCPKCHKGNLFPVSLISFRKLSTVNHNCPHCGVVLEPEPDFYYGAMYVSYALSVALVINVMIILNYVFGDPDLWVYIVAVGVANVLLLPIMLRYSKVLYLYAAGKIKYDPKV from the coding sequence ATGAAGAGTTCAGGTGCAGCCATGCTGGCGGCAAAATGTCCCAAATGCCATAAAGGCAATCTTTTTCCAGTTTCTCTTATTAGCTTTAGAAAGTTATCAACGGTGAACCACAACTGTCCTCATTGTGGTGTGGTGTTGGAGCCTGAGCCGGACTTTTATTATGGGGCCATGTATGTGAGTTATGCACTTTCCGTAGCCTTGGTTATCAATGTGATGATTATTTTGAACTATGTGTTCGGCGATCCTGACTTATGGGTGTACATTGTGGCTGTGGGGGTAGCAAATGTTTTGTTGTTACCCATCATGCTCCGCTATTCCAAAGTCTTGTATTTATATGCAGCGGGAAAAATCAAATATGACCCAAAGGTCTAA
- a CDS encoding DinB family protein has translation MNINHIIKTRENFINLINGLSLDQINQIPKGFNNNIAWNFGHIVVTQQIICYKLSGLPLLVEEDLVEKYKKGSKPEGPISEKELENLKILALSSLENLKNDLLIGSFKEFKEYTTSFGVTLTNIKEAIEFNSAHEGMHLGYAMAQRRMVTQ, from the coding sequence ATGAATATCAACCATATCATTAAAACCAGGGAAAATTTCATCAATTTGATCAATGGCCTAAGCTTAGATCAAATCAATCAAATCCCAAAAGGCTTTAATAATAACATAGCTTGGAACTTCGGACATATCGTCGTTACACAACAAATCATCTGCTATAAACTATCAGGCCTGCCCTTATTGGTGGAAGAGGACTTGGTAGAAAAATATAAAAAAGGTTCCAAGCCTGAAGGCCCCATTTCAGAAAAAGAATTGGAAAATCTCAAAATCTTGGCACTATCATCCCTTGAAAACTTAAAGAATGACTTATTGATCGGAAGCTTTAAGGAGTTCAAAGAATACACAACCAGCTTTGGGGTTACCCTTACCAATATCAAAGAAGCCATAGAATTCAACAGCGCTCATGAAGGCATGCACCTTGGCTATGCCATGGCCCAAAGAAGAATGGTCACACAATAG
- a CDS encoding BCCT family transporter, which yields MKKSQNIFDTPLRKSVFWPPFILISLAVLVSIFAEGIFKRSMELINEFILTNFSLLFSYTSFAMVVTCILVIFSPLGKIKIGGNKAQPKFSKLSWFSIILCTTVAVGILFWGSAEPLFHFLHPPDFKYFPSGSPAAKQFSMGAIFLHWGFTPYAIYCIPALGVALAVYNSQLKFSLSSPLSPILAQNGRNKISNSIDMVCLFALVTGMSASLGAGILSISGGLMDQWNSLDKEFLLLGVTLIIMVTFIVSASSGINQGIKNLSQINFYFFLIFSLLIFSLGPTVPILEDSLSNVKSYAQNFLPLSLQWGDIKGSEWSQSWSVFNWANWMAWAPISALFLGKIAYGRTVREFILFNWIFPTIFCLTWMSIFGGSTLFYANQDPDHFDQLLNQSGPESIIYEVFSNIGWSNILAPAFILAMFISYVTAADSSTEAMASLSMKSFSLKDFDSDTSLKVIWGTLVGLLAWVMVTFAGIDGVKMLSSLGGLPALFLLIGITISINKMMWQPQKYFKN from the coding sequence TTGAAAAAATCCCAAAACATCTTTGATACACCATTACGAAAAAGTGTTTTTTGGCCACCGTTTATTCTGATATCCTTAGCCGTATTGGTCAGCATTTTTGCTGAAGGTATTTTTAAAAGGTCTATGGAACTCATCAATGAGTTTATCTTGACAAATTTCTCTTTGCTTTTCTCCTACACCTCTTTTGCGATGGTAGTCACCTGTATTCTCGTTATTTTTTCTCCATTGGGCAAAATCAAAATAGGAGGTAACAAAGCCCAACCAAAATTCAGTAAACTAAGCTGGTTTTCAATTATCCTATGTACCACTGTGGCGGTAGGCATTTTGTTCTGGGGGAGCGCAGAGCCCCTATTTCACTTTCTTCACCCACCCGACTTCAAGTACTTTCCCAGTGGATCTCCAGCAGCCAAACAGTTCTCCATGGGAGCAATCTTTCTACATTGGGGATTTACTCCTTACGCCATCTATTGCATCCCGGCATTAGGAGTCGCTTTGGCCGTTTATAATTCCCAACTTAAATTCAGCTTAAGCAGCCCTTTATCACCTATTCTGGCGCAAAACGGTCGCAATAAAATTTCCAACAGTATAGATATGGTCTGTCTGTTTGCTTTGGTAACAGGAATGTCCGCATCTCTTGGGGCAGGGATTTTAAGCATCTCAGGTGGCTTAATGGACCAATGGAATAGTCTTGACAAAGAGTTTCTACTGCTTGGAGTCACCTTGATCATCATGGTTACATTCATTGTCTCCGCCTCCTCAGGAATAAACCAAGGGATCAAGAATCTAAGCCAAATCAACTTCTACTTTTTCTTGATTTTTAGTTTGCTAATTTTCTCCCTAGGCCCTACTGTTCCAATTCTAGAAGATAGCCTTTCAAACGTTAAAAGCTATGCACAAAACTTCCTTCCTTTAAGCCTCCAGTGGGGAGACATCAAAGGTAGCGAATGGAGTCAATCTTGGTCCGTATTTAACTGGGCCAACTGGATGGCATGGGCACCAATATCTGCTCTGTTTTTAGGCAAAATTGCTTACGGAAGAACAGTCCGCGAATTCATTCTGTTTAACTGGATTTTCCCTACCATATTTTGCCTGACATGGATGAGTATTTTTGGAGGCAGCACACTATTTTACGCCAACCAAGACCCCGACCACTTTGATCAGCTATTGAATCAGTCCGGCCCTGAGTCTATCATTTACGAAGTGTTTTCTAACATTGGCTGGTCCAATATTTTGGCCCCGGCCTTTATCCTCGCCATGTTTATCAGTTATGTCACGGCTGCTGATTCGAGCACAGAAGCAATGGCCTCCTTGAGCATGAAGTCATTTTCTTTAAAGGACTTTGACTCGGACACTAGTTTAAAAGTGATTTGGGGAACACTAGTTGGCCTCCTAGCATGGGTCATGGTAACCTTTGCCGGTATTGACGGTGTAAAGATGCTGTCCAGCCTTGGTGGACTTCCTGCTCTTTTTTTACTGATTGGCATTACCATCAGTATCAACAAAATGATGTGGCAACCCCAAAAATATTTCAAAAACTAA
- a CDS encoding Gfo/Idh/MocA family oxidoreductase, with translation MKKENSLKEHNSRRDFLKGAATAAAGFYLVPRHVLGGPGFTAPSDKIVVAGIGAGGKGQSDINEMYKSGLADIGYLCDVDDRRAATSRERFPKAKYYKDFREMLDKEHKHIDAVTVSTPDHNHAVQALAAMQLGKHVYVQKPLTHDIYEARMLTQAAEKYKVVTQMGNQGSSGDGVRRMMEWYNAGMIGEATKVWCWTDRPVWPQGIKWPEKGITPPKELDWDLWLGTAPYKEYVDNLVPFNWRGWWDYGTGALGDMACHIMEPPFRVLGLGYPSEAECSVGSVYVGEFNRGYFPDGCPPSSHVTLKFKTPGKEDLEFHWMDGGIQPARPEELGPNEQMGDGGNGVIIEGTKGKMMCSTYGINPKLLPTSREDGDKVPMTIPRVENGDNGHYAQWVKACVAGHGSKEFKELSSPFSIAGPLTESVLMGNLAIRSYDIRKPRKDDNGFDYPGRGIKLVWDGPNMKVTNFDEANQFVKREYRGNYSLNV, from the coding sequence CGCTCAAAGAGCATAACTCTAGAAGAGACTTTTTGAAAGGTGCTGCCACTGCAGCCGCAGGATTTTACCTCGTACCAAGACATGTACTGGGCGGACCTGGATTCACCGCCCCAAGTGACAAAATCGTAGTTGCTGGAATTGGAGCAGGAGGAAAAGGCCAAAGTGACATCAATGAAATGTATAAAAGCGGCTTGGCTGACATTGGCTACCTATGTGATGTAGACGATAGAAGAGCTGCCACCTCACGAGAACGTTTCCCTAAAGCAAAATACTATAAGGACTTTAGGGAAATGTTGGACAAAGAACATAAACATATAGATGCAGTAACAGTATCCACTCCTGACCACAACCATGCAGTCCAAGCCCTAGCGGCCATGCAGCTGGGCAAGCACGTATATGTTCAAAAGCCTTTGACCCATGATATATACGAGGCAAGAATGCTAACCCAGGCAGCAGAAAAATACAAAGTGGTAACCCAAATGGGAAACCAAGGTTCTTCAGGCGATGGTGTGCGAAGAATGATGGAATGGTACAATGCTGGCATGATCGGTGAAGCTACTAAAGTTTGGTGCTGGACAGACAGACCAGTTTGGCCACAAGGCATCAAATGGCCAGAAAAAGGAATTACTCCTCCCAAAGAGCTAGACTGGGACCTTTGGTTAGGCACAGCCCCTTACAAAGAATATGTGGACAACTTGGTACCATTCAACTGGAGAGGTTGGTGGGACTATGGTACAGGAGCACTTGGTGACATGGCCTGTCACATTATGGAACCTCCTTTTAGGGTATTGGGACTTGGTTATCCATCTGAAGCAGAATGCAGTGTAGGCTCCGTATATGTAGGTGAGTTCAACAGAGGCTATTTTCCTGATGGCTGCCCTCCTTCTTCTCATGTTACGCTGAAATTTAAAACCCCAGGAAAAGAAGACCTTGAATTCCACTGGATGGACGGCGGCATCCAACCAGCACGTCCAGAAGAGCTTGGCCCTAATGAACAAATGGGCGATGGTGGAAACGGTGTTATTATTGAGGGTACTAAAGGAAAAATGATGTGCTCCACTTATGGAATTAACCCTAAGCTTTTGCCTACTTCAAGAGAAGATGGTGACAAAGTACCAATGACCATTCCAAGAGTTGAAAATGGTGATAATGGTCACTACGCACAATGGGTAAAAGCCTGTGTAGCCGGACATGGAAGCAAAGAATTCAAAGAATTAAGTTCTCCATTCTCTATCGCCGGACCGCTTACAGAATCTGTGCTAATGGGTAACTTGGCGATTAGAAGTTATGACATCAGAAAGCCTCGAAAAGATGACAATGGATTTGATTACCCAGGAAGAGGCATCAAACTCGTATGGGATGGCCCTAATATGAAAGTAACCAATTTTGACGAAGCCAATCAATTCGTCAAAAGGGAATATAGAGGAAACTATTCCTTGAACGTTTAA
- a CDS encoding DNA polymerase III subunit alpha, which produces MYINCHSHFSFKYGTMSISQLIKEAKSKSINTLALTDINCTAGVYPFLKEAEAAGIHPVIGIDFRNGIEQQYIGLAKNHHGFFEINLHLSFHKRKNTPFPKKAPKWQHVAIIYPFSQQYFELGANEYIGIHPDQIKKALRSTWNQQKHRWVLLQPASFTTQQSFNIHRLLRCIELNILLSKLPQTEQANKTDQLYTLPDLVDRCENQYWLLQNTQKLLNSCNFFEDYQKVHNKNGILGTEEKDLELLRELAYDGAESRYGTPLSENQTSRIEKELDIIWQKDFVSYFLINYDIIKYARKKGFYYVGRGSGANSIIAYCLFITDVDPIELDLYFERFINLYRSSPPDFDIDFSWRDRDEIIEYIFNTYNTKKAEHVCLLATHNTFQVNSAIRELGKVFGLPKTDIEALINYVSKPGNYVPDKLGELVLKYSHLIQGMPNHLSIHAGGILISQHPIHYYTATDLPPKGFPITHFDMVTAEEIGFAKFDILSQRGLGHIKDSLEIIQQNRGIEVDIHQIAAFKKDPKIKHHLCKGHTIGAFYVESPAMRMLLAKLEADEYLGLVAASSIIRPGVARSGMMREYILRHRKPEERKSRAHPILYDLMPETYGIMVYQEDVIKVAHYFAGLSFDEADVLRRGMSGKFRSKAEFQRVKESFFKKSLEKGRDTKVTSEVWFQIESFAGYSFAKGHSASFAVESYQSLYLKAHFPLEFMVGVINNFGGFYRTEFYIRELMACGANVEPPHINESIYLTSIQGKTVYLGFIHLKFLQKDVINTILKSRQLEGSFLDLKDFISRINISLEQLLILIRIDAFRFVAKTKQALLWEAHFLLNKQKTKIPSTHLFRQVGLRDMQVPILEKNDPRQDILDQLEIMEFPLKDPFLLLKNNDVPDTNAKDIAQYIGKEIQIVGYLVTVKYTRTVKGDTMNFGTFLDRNGDWIDTVHFPPVVKKHPLTGKGIYLLEGRVSEEFNFYTLEISSCQRLSYWNAAEE; this is translated from the coding sequence ATGTATATCAATTGCCATTCTCACTTTAGTTTTAAATATGGCACCATGTCCATTTCCCAATTGATCAAAGAAGCCAAAAGTAAATCCATCAACACCTTGGCCTTGACAGACATCAATTGCACAGCTGGAGTATATCCATTTTTAAAGGAAGCCGAAGCTGCAGGCATCCATCCGGTAATTGGGATAGACTTCAGAAATGGCATTGAGCAGCAATACATAGGACTTGCCAAAAACCACCACGGATTTTTTGAAATCAACCTCCATCTTTCTTTTCACAAAAGGAAGAATACCCCCTTTCCTAAAAAAGCACCCAAATGGCAACATGTAGCCATTATCTATCCGTTTTCTCAGCAATATTTTGAATTGGGCGCTAACGAATATATAGGCATCCACCCGGATCAAATTAAAAAGGCACTTCGGTCCACATGGAATCAGCAAAAGCACCGCTGGGTATTACTACAGCCCGCTAGCTTCACCACTCAGCAATCATTCAATATCCATCGACTTTTGCGCTGCATTGAACTCAATATACTTTTAAGCAAACTACCACAGACAGAACAAGCCAACAAAACAGATCAACTTTACACCCTTCCCGACTTAGTTGACCGCTGCGAAAACCAATATTGGCTTCTTCAAAACACACAAAAGCTATTAAATAGCTGCAACTTCTTTGAGGACTATCAAAAAGTTCATAACAAAAACGGAATTTTAGGCACAGAGGAAAAAGATCTGGAATTGCTCCGAGAACTGGCCTATGATGGAGCCGAATCCAGGTATGGTACACCTTTGAGCGAAAATCAAACGTCTAGAATAGAAAAAGAGTTGGACATCATCTGGCAAAAGGATTTCGTCTCCTACTTCCTGATCAATTATGACATCATAAAATATGCTCGAAAAAAAGGGTTTTACTATGTAGGAAGAGGAAGTGGGGCCAATAGTATCATTGCTTACTGCCTATTTATCACTGACGTGGATCCCATAGAGTTAGACCTTTATTTCGAAAGGTTTATCAACCTGTACCGCTCCAGCCCGCCAGACTTTGACATTGACTTTTCCTGGCGTGACAGGGATGAAATCATTGAATACATTTTCAATACCTATAACACTAAAAAAGCAGAGCATGTATGCCTACTGGCTACCCACAACACTTTTCAGGTCAATTCTGCCATCAGAGAACTCGGAAAGGTCTTTGGGCTACCCAAAACAGACATTGAAGCCCTGATCAACTATGTTTCTAAGCCCGGAAATTACGTTCCCGACAAGCTCGGGGAGTTGGTTCTAAAATACAGCCATTTGATTCAAGGCATGCCAAACCACCTGAGCATTCATGCTGGGGGAATTCTCATTTCCCAGCATCCTATCCACTATTACACTGCTACAGACCTTCCTCCAAAAGGCTTCCCCATCACCCATTTTGACATGGTTACCGCTGAGGAAATTGGCTTTGCAAAATTTGACATACTAAGCCAGAGAGGTTTAGGGCATATTAAGGACAGCCTGGAGATCATCCAACAAAATCGCGGAATAGAAGTGGACATTCACCAAATAGCAGCCTTCAAGAAAGACCCCAAGATCAAACACCACTTATGCAAAGGACATACGATCGGGGCTTTTTATGTGGAATCACCAGCCATGCGCATGCTCTTGGCCAAACTTGAGGCAGACGAATACCTAGGGCTAGTAGCTGCCAGTTCCATCATCCGCCCAGGCGTAGCAAGGTCCGGTATGATGCGGGAATATATCTTAAGACATCGTAAGCCCGAAGAAAGAAAATCGAGAGCTCACCCCATACTCTACGATCTCATGCCCGAGACTTATGGGATCATGGTCTATCAAGAAGACGTTATTAAAGTCGCCCACTATTTCGCTGGCCTATCCTTTGATGAAGCAGACGTACTTAGAAGAGGCATGAGTGGCAAATTCCGTTCCAAGGCTGAGTTTCAACGTGTCAAAGAAAGTTTCTTTAAAAAGTCCCTGGAAAAAGGAAGGGACACAAAAGTCACTTCTGAAGTGTGGTTTCAAATTGAAAGTTTTGCAGGTTACTCCTTTGCCAAAGGTCACTCAGCTTCTTTTGCCGTAGAGAGCTATCAGAGTCTGTACCTCAAGGCCCATTTCCCCTTGGAATTCATGGTAGGTGTGATCAATAACTTTGGAGGGTTTTATAGAACCGAATTTTATATCAGGGAATTAATGGCTTGTGGCGCAAACGTCGAACCTCCCCACATCAATGAAAGCATCTACCTTACTTCCATTCAAGGAAAAACAGTATACCTTGGCTTTATACACTTAAAGTTCCTCCAAAAAGACGTCATCAATACGATATTGAAGAGTAGGCAGCTAGAAGGTTCCTTCTTGGATTTAAAGGATTTTATTAGCCGAATAAACATCAGTTTGGAACAGTTGCTGATACTGATTCGAATTGATGCATTCCGCTTTGTGGCAAAGACCAAACAAGCCCTACTTTGGGAAGCCCACTTTTTACTCAACAAACAAAAAACAAAAATACCCTCTACCCACTTATTTAGACAAGTTGGTCTAAGAGACATGCAAGTCCCCATACTAGAAAAAAACGATCCCCGACAGGACATTCTAGACCAACTGGAAATCATGGAATTCCCTTTAAAAGATCCTTTCCTCTTGCTTAAAAATAACGATGTCCCCGACACAAATGCCAAGGACATTGCCCAATATATTGGGAAAGAGATTCAAATAGTGGGCTATCTGGTCACCGTAAAGTACACCAGGACCGTAAAAGGAGACACAATGAACTTTGGAACTTTTCTAGACAGAAACGGGGATTGGATCGACACTGTCCACTTCCCTCCTGTAGTAAAAAAACATCCCTTGACAGGCAAGGGAATTTACTTACTTGAAGGAAGAGTCAGTGAAGAATTCAATTTCTACACATTAGAAATCAGCTCTTGTCAGCGACTTTCCTATTGGAATGCCGCAGAGGAATAA